In Pseudohongiella acticola, the sequence TCAAAGCCCTGATCGGGTGTGAAAGCGCCGGTGTTGAGCACGACACGTCCCTGATCATCCTGATGTGCCACGCCGAGGTGTATCCATTCGTCGAGAATCACTCTGGGGCGGATATCCTGCCGGCAGACCATTTCCACCAGGTCGTCAAAACTCGCCAACTGGTCGTTTGCGTTACTGGACTGGGCTGAGCGTAGTGGCAGTGGCAAGGGTTCGCCGGCCTCGTTTTTGAACTGCGTCGAACCCAGCCAGTTGGCGATAAGCTGGGCGCCAACGGAGATATTGTTCGGCAGCGTGGCGGCGTCAATGTGTTCGTCGCGGAGACGTTTGACGTCCTTGCGGTGCACGCCTGTCAACAGGGTAATGCGGCTATCGGACTGCCGCTTGCCATCAACGGAAAACTCCTGATCGGCGACATCCACATAAATAGACTTGAGCAGCGTGCTCAGAAAGGGGTAACTGACCTGAAATGACAATAGTAAACGCACCAGCGGGCGCAGGAGCTTGCGCAGCGCTGTGACCAGGGTGGCGGGGGGCTGCCCCGGAGTTTGGCTGACGTTATTGTCACTCATATGTGAGCAGTATAACGACAGGTGGGAAATAATCCCACAAATAATTTGTTACATGTATTGACGTGGGAATAATTCCCACCTACTATTCACTCTACATAATCAATGGCATACCGCGTCTGTTAACGATTGCGTGTTAAAGCGTGTTAACGAAAGGCCGGATATAAGGATGCCGCAAGGCGAGCTATGTTTGCACGTTTTAGGGATGACAGTTTTTATTCGCCCGGGTCGGTGGTAACGCCTGGTGTTGATGCGCCCCTGAATCAGTCCCCCTCCCGCACTCTGACGTTGAGCGATGGCCGGCTGCTGAGCTGGTGTGAAACGGGTCATCGACACGGTTTTCCCCTGATCTATTTTCATAGCCAGACGGGCTCCCGACTGGAAGCGGAATTGCTGCATGATGCGGCGCTTGCCGCTGACATTCGTGTGATTGCCGTGGATCGTCCCGGCATAGGGGCTTCCAGTTTCAAAAAAATGCGCGGCCACAGTGATTTTGCGCCGGACATTGTCGAGTTGCTGGGCTTTCTGGATATTGACCGTGCCGGCCTGATGGGGTGGGACGGCGGTGCTGCGTTTGCACTGGCGTTCAGTCATGCTCACCCTCAACAGGTCGCTTTTGTCACCTTGCTGGCCCCGGTCGCGGGGCGTCAACGCAAGAACAGACGCTCGGGCCTGGGGGTGTTGGCGGCTGCGGTGAAATTGTTTGTGCAGGCGCGGCACCGGTTACGTGGGGCGCGCATCGAACAATGCATGTCGCGTCTGCGCGAAAGTCTGTGTTACGCAGACCGCAAACAGTTCGACAACCCGTTGGTGTATCGGTTGCTGGTCAGAGATGCAGCCGAGGCCGTCCGGCAGGGTGGCCGCGGCGTGGCGCAGGACAGCATGCTGAGTCTGGATGACTGGGACTTTGATGCGGCCAGCATAACTGTGCCGGTTGATGTCTGGCGGGGCGGCGCTGATACCCTGAGTGCAGTCTGTCATGCGCGGTTGCTGCAGAACACATTACCCAATGTTGCGTTGCATTCCATTGCGGGGCAGGGACATTTCTTTTTTGCCGGTTCGTCTGCGGGATCCTGTCATGGTTCAGGGGCGGACATCTTTCGTCATGCGCGCAGTGCACTCAGAGCATTCTGAACGCACTGCTGGCAAGTCGCGACATTAGCTTGCCTGTCGGCTGCCAATAACACCGCATGTGCGAAAATGCAGTTTGTGCGGCATCATGCTGCTTTGCAATTGACGGCTGGTTTCATCGATAAAGCGGGACAACATGGACTCCGCTTCGCAACGATAGCGGAAAGGCCCAACGTCTTTGCCTTCACGAGTCCGGAAATACCATAACCCGGACAGGCTGAACAGTCGATCAGAACGCTCGTGGCTATGCATGCTGGCGTCGGTCAGGCGAGTATCAGTGGTGCGGTTTACCTCAGGGCGGGTGCTGGTGCTGGCATTTTGCATGGCAGGAGTCTCGGCTAAGGGTTGTTTTTATTTTGATTGCTACTATTAGGGTCAGGCTTTTTTAACAACTGCTTCAATACTAGACCACTCTTCATGGGAATAATATCCCTGCGTCAGAGAAAATTGTGATCTGTCACAAAATCCGCGATAAAACGGGCGTTGCGATTAATTATTGAATAAAACCGGTGCCTGTGGGACAATCGCGCTCTTCAAAATACCCTGATTTCCACTTAACTTGTTGAAATGGTTGATGGAAATTATTTTGGCTGACTTATAATAACTGTTTACACTGACCGTGCGTGATGGGCACGCCGGTTCGCGAGGAATTTTCATGCAAGTTTCGATTGAAACCACCACTGGATTAGAGCGCCGTATGACTATTGGCGTGCCTGCTGCAGAAGTAGAAAATGCTGTTGCCGCCCGTCTTAACGAAGCCGCCAAAACCGTCAAGATAAACGGTTTCCGTAAAGGCAAGATTCCTCTGAAAGTCATCAAGAACCGATTTGGTAAAGGCGTCCGCCAGGAAGTGCTTGGCGAGATCATGAGCCGCAGCTACTACGCGGCCGTAACTGAGCAGAAGCTCAAGCCCGCCGGCCAGCCAAAAATTGAACCCAAGTCGCTGGACGAAGGCAAGGACATCGAGTTTATTGCCACCTTTGAGGTTTACCCAGAGGTCAGCCTGTCGGATTTCTCCAACGTGAAGGCGGAGAAGCTGGTTGCGGAAGTGACGGACAAAGACATCGACACCATGATCGAGAATCTGCGTCAGCAACGCCAGGAATGGGAGCCGGTTAAACGTCAGGCAAAAAATGACGATATGGTTAATATCGATTACGAAGGCACCATAGAGGGTGAGGCTTTTGCCGGTGGCAGTGGCAGCGACACCAATCTGGTGCTGGGTTCCGGACGTATGATAGAAGGCTTTGAAGCCGGCCTGGTGAAATCCAAGGCGGGTGACGAGGTTACTCTGGAGCTGACGTTCCCGGAAGAGTATCGCAATAAGGACCTGGCCGGTAAACCGGTCGTGTTCAACATCAAGGTTAATTCGGTGTCGGCACCTAAATTGCCAGCGCTGGATGATGAGTTTTTTGCAGCCTTTGGTGTGACTGAAGGTGGCGAGGCAGGCTTCCGTAAGGAAGTGGCAGCCAACATGGAACGCGAGTTGAAAAAGGCGAGCAAGAACCGCCTGAGGACCAACGTGATGGATGTGCTGCTGGAACAGAATGAAGTGGACGTGCCGTCAGCGCTGGTAGCAGCAGAAATCGACGTGCTGCGACAGCAGGCGCTGCAACAGTTTGGCGCAGGTGCACAAAATCTGGATCCGAGCCTGTTGCCTGATGATCTGTTCCGGGAGCAGGCAGAAAAACGCGTCAAGCTGGGCCTGATTCTGGGCGAAGTGATCAAGCAGAAAGGTCTGCGCGCCGATGCGGCCAAGGTACGAGAGGCGATTGAAGACATCGCTGCTACCTATGAAACGCCGGAAGAGGTGATCAATTATTATTACAGCAACAAAGATCAGCTTGATACAGTTGAGTCTGCCGTGCTGGAGGATCAGGTGTTTGACCTGATCGCGGAAGAGGCCCAGATCAAGGAGCGTAAAGTCAGTTACCAGGAGCTGACCAATCCGAAGC encodes:
- a CDS encoding DUF6502 family protein, giving the protein MSDNNVSQTPGQPPATLVTALRKLLRPLVRLLLSFQVSYPFLSTLLKSIYVDVADQEFSVDGKRQSDSRITLLTGVHRKDVKRLRDEHIDAATLPNNISVGAQLIANWLGSTQFKNEAGEPLPLPLRSAQSSNANDQLASFDDLVEMVCRQDIRPRVILDEWIHLGVAHQDDQGRVVLNTGAFTPDQGFDEKVFFFGKNLHDHISAGTHNLLGNKPAFFDRSVYYDRLSENSILKLNDMAEELGMQALRALNNEALALQRADESAAAAVTNSTKTSINPNRFRMNFGIFHYNSGHETQANTQDGAQTQQDQDNA
- a CDS encoding alpha/beta fold hydrolase → MFARFRDDSFYSPGSVVTPGVDAPLNQSPSRTLTLSDGRLLSWCETGHRHGFPLIYFHSQTGSRLEAELLHDAALAADIRVIAVDRPGIGASSFKKMRGHSDFAPDIVELLGFLDIDRAGLMGWDGGAAFALAFSHAHPQQVAFVTLLAPVAGRQRKNRRSGLGVLAAAVKLFVQARHRLRGARIEQCMSRLRESLCYADRKQFDNPLVYRLLVRDAAEAVRQGGRGVAQDSMLSLDDWDFDAASITVPVDVWRGGADTLSAVCHARLLQNTLPNVALHSIAGQGHFFFAGSSAGSCHGSGADIFRHARSALRAF
- a CDS encoding DUF6316 family protein, which codes for MQNASTSTRPEVNRTTDTRLTDASMHSHERSDRLFSLSGLWYFRTREGKDVGPFRYRCEAESMLSRFIDETSRQLQSSMMPHKLHFRTCGVIGSRQAS